Sequence from the Euzebyales bacterium genome:
GCGGCGCCACTGGCACCACCATTGCTGGCGCATGGAGGTCCGCCGCAGCGACGGCGCGGCCCGCTGACCTGCTTCGTCCACCGGCGGCGCGTGCCGCCGGGTTCCGACGTTCGCGGACATCCGACGCAGGCCGCCGCGAGGTTGCCCACCCACATCTGACACGAAGACGCAGACAGTGAGAGTCGTTGTGCCCAACGTCGAACGCAAACAGACCAGACGAGAGCTGAAGGCCGCCAAGCAGGCCGCGCGCGAGGCGGCCAAGCGCGCCGAACGGCGGCGTGCGCTGGTGACCGCGGGCATCGTCGCCGCCGTCCTGCTGGTCGGCGGCGGACTGATCGCGTTCACGATCTTCGAAGAGCAGCAGGCCGCCGCCGAGCAGGAGCGGCAGGCGGCGCAGGCCGCAAGCGAAGCGGCCCAGCAGGCCAGCGAGGCCGCCGAGGAGGTGGCAAGCCGTCAAGTGGCGTGTGGTGCCGAGGCACCCGCCGCGGCCGATCCTGAGCGCCAGACGTTCGACGAACCGGAGCAGGTGCTCGAGGAGGGCACCGACTACGGCGCCGTTATCATCACGTCGTGTGGCGAGGTGACCATCGATCTCGCCGAGGACCGCGCGCCCGAGACGGTCAACAGCTTCGTGTTCCTCTCGCAGCAGGGGTTCTTCGACGGCCTGGAGATCTTCCGCAACGCCA
This genomic interval carries:
- a CDS encoding peptidylprolyl isomerase, with the protein product MRVVVPNVERKQTRRELKAAKQAAREAAKRAERRRALVTAGIVAAVLLVGGGLIAFTIFEEQQAAAEQERQAAQAASEAAQQASEAAEEVASRQVACGAEAPAAADPERQTFDEPEQVLEEGTDYGAVIITSCGEVTIDLAEDRAPETVNSFVFLSQQGFFDGLEIFRNATSIGALQTGSGTNEASWQIGYTLPDELDLAESEGYPPGAVAMANAGPDTSGSQFFFVYNDQFALEPSYTRFATVTDGLDVLEEIGAIETIGPSGETPGEVVYIESVEIVEGPSGGGDAASEADDADAGGRSEAPDGER